One Alkaliphilus sp. B6464 genomic window carries:
- the cysK gene encoding cysteine synthase A gives MSKIHKSLTELIGKTPLLELSNYNKKHDLEAKIIAKLEYFNPAGSVKDRIAYAMIVDAEEKGLLKTDSVIIEPTSGNTGIGLASVAAARGYRIILTMPETMSIERRNLLKAYGAEIVLTDGAKGMKGAIEKADELSAEIENSFVPSQFSNPSNPLIHKRTTGPEIWDDTDGQVDIFVSGIGTGGTITGAGEYLKSKNPDIKIVAIEPTDSPVLSEGMAGPHKIQGIGAGFVPDTLNTKIYDEIIKVSNEDAFAVGKKLAQTEGLLVGISSGAAIVAATELAKRAENVGKNIVVILPDTGERYLSTPLFEG, from the coding sequence ATGTCAAAAATTCATAAAAGTTTAACTGAGCTTATTGGGAAAACCCCACTTCTAGAGCTTTCAAACTATAATAAAAAGCATGATTTGGAAGCAAAGATAATTGCAAAACTGGAATATTTTAATCCGGCAGGTAGCGTAAAGGACAGAATTGCATATGCAATGATTGTTGATGCTGAAGAAAAGGGCTTGTTAAAAACTGATTCAGTTATCATTGAACCGACAAGTGGGAATACAGGAATAGGTCTTGCATCTGTTGCAGCTGCAAGAGGATACCGAATAATTCTTACAATGCCTGAAACGATGAGTATAGAGCGACGTAATCTTTTAAAAGCCTATGGCGCAGAGATTGTACTTACAGATGGTGCAAAGGGTATGAAGGGTGCAATTGAGAAAGCTGATGAACTGTCAGCAGAGATAGAAAACTCATTTGTTCCAAGTCAATTTTCTAACCCTTCCAATCCGTTAATCCATAAAAGAACAACAGGACCAGAAATTTGGGATGATACTGATGGTCAGGTTGATATTTTTGTTTCTGGTATTGGTACAGGAGGAACAATAACAGGGGCTGGTGAATATTTAAAATCAAAAAATCCTGATATTAAAATTGTGGCAATTGAGCCTACTGACTCTCCTGTTCTTTCAGAGGGCATGGCAGGTCCGCACAAAATTCAAGGTATTGGTGCAGGCTTTGTTCCTGATACTCTTAATACAAAAATTTATGATGAAATAATTAAAGTTAGTAATGAGGATGCTTTTGCAGTTGGGAAAAAACTTGCACAAACAGAAGGTCTTCTTGTAGGAATATCATCTGGTGCCGCTATAGTTGCAGCAACAGAGCTTGCAAAACGCGCTGAAAATGTAGGAAAAAACATTGTTGTAATTCTTCCAGACACAGGTGAACGTTATTTATCTACTCCATTATTTGAAGGTTAA